The Xiphophorus hellerii strain 12219 chromosome 5, Xiphophorus_hellerii-4.1, whole genome shotgun sequence genome window below encodes:
- the acyp2 gene encoding acylphosphatase-2 isoform X1 — MLLLCVLIFCGFRFVMSEEKLISVDFEIFGNVQGVCFRMYTEDQGRVLGLGGWVKNTRQGTVIGQIQGPAQRVNSMKLWLKNVGSPSSRIDRAVFSNERDVSKLEVQGFSTRY, encoded by the exons atgctgctgctctgtgttctGATATTCTGCGGCTTTCGCTTCGTCATGTCTGAAGAGAAACTGATTTCAGTCGACTTTGAGATTTTTGGGAATGTGCAGG GTGTTTGCTTCAGGATG TACACCGAGGATCAGGGCCGCGTTCTGGGACTGGGCGGCTGGGTGAAGAACACCCGACAGGGGACGGTGATCGGCCAGATCCAGGGACCGGCTCAGCGGGTCAACAGCAT GAAACTTTGGTTGAAGAACGTCGGCAGTCCGAGTTCTCGGATTGACCGAGCCGTTTTCTCCAACGAGAGAGACGTTTCTAAACTGGAGGTCCAGGGCTTCTCCACTCGctactga
- the acyp2 gene encoding acylphosphatase-2 isoform X2, which produces MCRYTEDQGRVLGLGGWVKNTRQGTVIGQIQGPAQRVNSMKLWLKNVGSPSSRIDRAVFSNERDVSKLEVQGFSTRY; this is translated from the exons ATGTGCAGG TACACCGAGGATCAGGGCCGCGTTCTGGGACTGGGCGGCTGGGTGAAGAACACCCGACAGGGGACGGTGATCGGCCAGATCCAGGGACCGGCTCAGCGGGTCAACAGCAT GAAACTTTGGTTGAAGAACGTCGGCAGTCCGAGTTCTCGGATTGACCGAGCCGTTTTCTCCAACGAGAGAGACGTTTCTAAACTGGAGGTCCAGGGCTTCTCCACTCGctactga
- the LOC116719805 gene encoding signal-induced proliferation-associated 1-like protein 2, translating into MGSPQTQGSPAVPQMGVRARVSNWSKKREIGNAGPPSRVDSLGPSQLDGPSRKFLEDSLDLSGRSETGVQVFRTGLVRMKRSNSEATISDFSSEDAGPTATLTRRHGSSSSVDLLSSAGFWEVLDQEPSAPPPVPEPDAVSTVLSPSLQAAVQIARGDIVFIPGQDTDRDPKKKTETSVLGRLRPQRTNGTEVRQDSSCPLTPHRWFSHYDVQSVLVTVAEGRPCAEAPDLLPSVGHEDQDGVERSSALVLACPHFLNELGGEMDQNLDLTRPNGSTGTNAALSVLEASRGSKRCPADLRGTDEYLDLGATYYQKYFYTKDHQNYFAVDPKFGPISLSVRRDAVDDGGNPIGFCYRIILRTGQLPTLRGSIMEDSVPSSSKHGSGRGLPLKDVLEFVVPELNIQNLRAASRSPKVPDLLLQLDQQELVLQHRVDLQLSWAGQNTGETSSPALTQFLNLLGHSDPMKNFYKHQDQQNSGNSTESPTVSMMFQEFQLTFHVSALLQTVADGSAQVLRSHLVGNDVTVIFQEPDAPPFKPQIIRADLQHVFIIVRVHRPCTQHTCYSLAVSRSRGVPPFGPSIPSGWMAPASSAFVDFLLTKIINAKHATRKSESFVTIATRARKEQLKQLVDSFVTTTPLDSSSSGVRFSFISLGGKKKERLAPHPLAYLQSAGALTWSVTVRDPRTSVAVACRLAVSGELLALIEEAGRKVVFHCSCRDVIGWNTAHGSIQVFYQHGLCVAFSTRDGRWEDSQEITQRLKTVTHGAAGAAVTLRRNRLGQLGFHVNFEGVVADVEAHGLAWQAGLRPGCRLVEICSVAVATLSHEQMIELLRTSANVSAIVLPPLRDGTPRRSFSETQRLPLLELRLDPDVTSCARTPSNQSPVQLSSSSDIKNDIRAPPDWFVGSDGRTRSTQHRPSRDRGDWNRNQDPFGFQKPRLHGLPPRLPQCASPADGDGSRRPQFAATSCSSCSNTLSSSSSDGRTSTPQLACLSGVSVDSGIDSALYSPSALPPVAGATLVLTDVHRKESAGPSRLVTDLRGSVAKDYCGTRCSSADRVKADSPLTPPGDASWDAERLCSQDTCPWEAGLSRLNSGLLLEETGRPSHRPIRGQKSTCRVSGVSAPFPWKHLTRSRSHDSLSLASGGTLQSPAHIMRRHHSAPTIRRRPTPLQKGVFPSSLTDHPLRYIQEMRSGSPALNSDITASLSGKVSQLEEILQRLQLDLLKEQKDKAALQQQILDLRRDNLRLQEESRGAAQQMRRFAAWMLRRGSLP; encoded by the exons ATGGGTTCTCCACAGACCCAGGGATCTCCAGCTGTTCCTCAGATGGGGGTTCGCGCCCGGGTGTCAAACTGGTCAAAGAAGCGGGAGATAGGGAACGCCGGGCCCCCCTCGAGAGTTGACAGCCTGGGACCGAGCCAGTTGGATGGACCTTCTAGGAAGTTTCTGGAGGACAGCCTGGACCTGTCGGGTCGGTCGGAGACCGGCGTCCAGGTCTTCAGGACAGGCCtggtgaggatgaagaggagcaaCAGCGAGGCGACCATCAGTGACTTCAGTTCTGAGGACGCAGGTCCCACAGCCACGCTGACCAGAAGACACGGGAGCTCGTCCAGCGTGGACCTGTTGAGCTCAGCGGGGTTCTGGGAGGTTCTGGACCAGGAGCCCAGTGCTCCTCCTCCAGTCCCTGAGCCTGACGCCGTCTCTACCGTGCTTTCTCCCAGCCTGCAGGCGGCTGTCCAGATCGCACGTGGGGACATCGTCTTCATTCCAGGACAGGACACTGACAGAGATCCCAAAAAGAAGACGGAGACGTCTGTCCTCGGCCGCCTGAGGCCTCAGCGGACCAATGGCACTGAGGTGCGCCAAGACAGCAGCTGCCCTTTGACCCCTCACAGGTGGTTCTCTCATTATGATGTTCAGAGTGTCCTCGTCACTGTAGCAGAGGGACGTCCCTGTGCAGAGGCTCCTGATCTGCTGCCGTCAGTGGGGCACGAAGACCAGGATGGTGTCGAACGGAGCAGCGCTCTGGTCCTAGCCTGTCCTCACTTCCTGAATGAGCTTGGAGGGGAAATGGACCAGAACTTGGACCTGACCCGGCCCAACGGCTCTACCGGCACCAATGCTGCCTTGTCTGTCCTGGAGGCGTCCAGAGGAAGCAAGCGCTGTCCCGCAGACCTCAGGGGGACGGACGAGTACCTGGACCTGGGAGCCACATACTACCAGAAATACTTCTACACCAAAG ATCACCAGAATTATTTTGCCGTTGATCCGAAGTTCGGTCCGATTTCGCTGAGCGTCCGTCGAGACGCTGTGGATGATGGAGGAAACCCAATCGGGTTCTGCTACAGGATCATCCTCCGGACCGGCCAG CTGCCCACCCTGAGAGGATCCATCATGGAGGACTCGGTCCCTTCTTCGTCCAAACACGGGTCGGGTCGAGGTCTTCCCCTGAAGGATGTCCTGGAGTTTGTGGTCCCAGAACTCAACATCCAGAACCTGCGAGCGGCAAGCCGTTCCCCCAAAGTCCCAGACCTGCTGCTGCAACTGGATCAGCAGGAG CTTGTCCTCCAGCACAGAGTGGACCTGCAGCTGAGCTGGGCCGGTCAGAACACGGGAGAGACCAGCAGTCCTGCCCTGACCCAGTTCCTAAACTTGCTGGGCCACAGCGACCCGATGAAGAATTTCTACAAGCACCAAGACCAGCAGAACTCTG GCAACTCAACAGAAAGTCCAACTGTTTCCATGATGTTCCAAGAATTTCAGCTGACGTTCCACGTTTCTGCCCTGCTACAAACTGTTGCCGATGGTTCTGCTCAG gtaCTGAGGTCACACCTCGTTGGGAACGATGTCACCGTGATTTTCCAGGAACCTGATGCTCCGCCCTTCAAGCCCCAGATCATCCGTGCCGACCTCCAGCATGTCTTCATCATCGTTCGAGTTCACCGACCCTGCACCCAGCACACCTGTTACAG TCTTGCCGTGTCTAGGTCCCGGGGCGTCCCGCCCTTCGGTCCATCAATCCCATCTGGTTGGATGGCTCCTGCCTCCTCTGCCTTCGTGGACTTCCTGCTGACCAAGATCATCAACGCCAAACACGCCACCCGCAAGTCCGAGTCGTTTGTCACCATTGCGACTCGTGCTCGCAAGGAGCAGCTGAAGCAGTTGGTGGACAGTTTTGTGACGACGACACCATtggactcctcctcctccggcGTCCGCTTCAGCTTCATCTCTCTGGGCGGAAAGAAGAAGGAGCGTCTGGCGCCGCATCCGCTGGCCTACCTGCAGAGCGCAGGCGCCCTCACCTGGAGCGTGACGGTTCGCGACCCCCGCACTTCTGTGGCAGTGGCCTGCCGACTGGCCGTCTCCGGCGAGCTGCTGGCGCTGATAGAAGAGGCGGGCAGAAAGGTGGTGTTTCACTGTTCATGCAGGGACGTGATTGGCTGGAACACCGCACATGGATCCATCCAGGTGTTCTACCAACACGGACTCTGCGTGGCGTTCTCCACACGGGATGGCCGCTGGGAGGACTCCCAGGAGATCACGCAACGGTTGAAG ACGGTGACCCACGGCGCTGCGGGGGCCGCCGTGACTCTGAGGAGGAACCGGCTCGGTCAGCTGGGCTTCCACGTCAACTTCGAGGGCGTGGTGGCCGACGTCGAGGCCCACGGTCTCGCCTGGCAGGCGGGTCTTCGCCCCGGCTGCCGGTTGGTGGAAATCTGCTCAGTTGCCGTGGCAACACTTTCTCATGAGCAGATGATCGAGCTGCTGAGGACGTCGGCGAACGTCAGCGCCATCGTACTCCCGCCTCTCAGAGACGGGACGCCACGCAg GAGTTTCTCTGAGACCCAACGGCTCCCCCTGCTGGAGCTCAGACTGGACCCTGATGTCACTTCCTGCGCCAGAACACCATCCAATCAGAGTCCAGTCCAACTGAGCTCTTCTTCTGACATCAAGAACGACATCAG AGCTCCTCCTGATTggtttgttggttctgatggacgCACCAGGTCCACGCAACACCGGCCCAGTAGAGACAGAGGTGACTGGAACCGGAACCAGGATCCATTTGGCTTCCAGA AACCCAGACTCCACGGtcttcctcctcgtcttcctcagTGTGCGAGTCCAGCAGACGGAGACGGCAGCCGGCGGCCGCAG TTTGCAGCCACAAGTTGCTCGAGTTGCAGCAACACGttgtccagcagcagcagtgacgGCAGGACCTCGACGCCTCAGCTTGCCTGTCTCAGCGGCGTGTCGGTGGACAGCGGCATAGACTCCGCCCTGTACTCGCCGTCAGCACTGCCTCCGGTCGCTGGGGCAACACTGGTCCTGACGGACGTCCACAGGAAGGAGTCGGCGGGGCCGAGCCGTCTCGTGACCGACCTCAGAGGCTCTGTTGCTAA AGACTATTGTGGAACCAGATGTTCATCAGCAGACAGAGTGAAGGCAGATTCACCTTTGACCCCCCCAGGTGATGCCAGCTGGGATGCAGAGCGTCTCTGCAGCCAGGATACCTGTCCGtgggaggcggggcttagcagGTTGAACAGCGGTTTGTTACTGGAGGAAACTGGCAG ACCCAGCCATCGTCCAATCAGAGGCCAGAAG TCCACCTGCAGAGTCTCTGGAGTCTCCGCCCCGTTTCCATGGAAACATCTAACCCGCAGCAGGTCACATGACAGTTTGTCCCTTGCCAGCGGCGGGACTCTGCAGAGCCCCGCCCACATCATGCGGCGCCACCACAGCGCACCGACCATCAGACGCCGGCCTACACCTCTTCAGAAGG GTGTGTTTCCATCGTCTCTCACTGACCATCCGCTCCGTTACATTCAGGAAATGAGATCAGGGAGCCCCGCCTTGAACAG tgacatcacagcttcCCTCTCAGGTAAAGTGTCTCAGCTGGAGGAGATCCTTCAGCGGCTTCAGCTGGACCTGCTGAAG GAGCAGAAGGACAAAGCggcgctgcagcagcagatcctCGACCTGCGACGGGACAACCTGCGCCTGCAGGAGGAGAGCCGCGGCGCCGCCCAGCAGATGCGACGCTTCGCTGCATGGATGCTGCGCAGGGGCTCGTTGCCATGA